The following coding sequences are from one Mycolicibacterium aichiense window:
- a CDS encoding SHOCT domain-containing protein: MDWGSTWDFLWHFLIIFAWIAYLLVLFQILVDLFWRDHTTSGWIKAVWVIFLIVFPWLTALVYLIARGQGMTERAREAAMAAKKDTDAYIREAAGRSPAQEIEHAKQLLDAGTISEQEFESLKAKALS, encoded by the coding sequence ATGGACTGGGGTTCGACGTGGGATTTCCTCTGGCACTTCTTGATCATCTTCGCCTGGATCGCCTACCTGCTGGTGCTGTTCCAGATCCTGGTGGACCTGTTCTGGCGTGACCACACCACATCCGGCTGGATCAAAGCCGTCTGGGTGATCTTCCTGATCGTGTTCCCATGGCTGACCGCGCTGGTCTACTTGATCGCACGCGGTCAAGGCATGACCGAACGCGCGCGCGAAGCCGCGATGGCCGCGAAGAAGGACACCGACGCGTACATCCGCGAGGCTGCCGGACGTTCTCCGGCACAGGAGATCGAGCACGCCAAGCAGCTCTTGGATGCCGGGACCATCTCCGAGCAGGAGTTCGAGTCACTGAAGGCCAAAGCTCTCAGCTAG
- the leuA gene encoding 2-isopropylmalate synthase: MRRSESNPRHPEPIVTTHKPSFDSVDAYVSARTISTPAGPRRDGQPSWNTQRNSSMPVDRYRRFAAEVEPVTLADRTWPDKVIEHAPLWCAVDLRDGNQALIDPMSPARKRRMFELLVNMGYKEIEVGFPSASQTDFDFVREIIEQGAIPDDVTIQVLTQCRPELITRTFEACAGAPRAIVHFYNSTSILQRRVVFRADREAVKKIATDGARLCVAEAAKYPDTQWRFEYSPESYTGTELEYAVEVCNAVAEIVQPTPDVPLIVNLPATVEMATPNVYADSIEWMHRHLTPRDSIILSLHPHNDRGTAVAAAELGYQAGADRIEGCLFGNGERTGNVCLVTLGLNQFSRGVDPQIDFSNIDEIRRTVEYCNQLPVHERHPYGGDLVYTAFSGSHQDAINKGLDAMKVAADEADSDVDDILWQVPYLPIDPKDVGRTYEAVIRVNSQSGKGGVAYIMKADHGLVLPRRLQIEFSQAIQAITDGEGGEVSPKEMWDAFADEYLSPIRPLERIRQKVVGAEVDGGTDVIEAVVKIDGTETEITGQGNGPLAAFVDALGTVGFDVSVLDYSEHAMSAGEEAAAAAYVEASIGGRTVWGVGIATSITTASLRAVVSAVNRAARIGAIPTT, encoded by the coding sequence ATGCGCCGGTCTGAATCCAATCCAAGACACCCGGAGCCAATCGTGACCACCCACAAACCGTCCTTTGATTCAGTGGACGCCTACGTATCTGCCCGCACCATCTCCACCCCAGCCGGCCCGCGACGCGACGGCCAGCCTTCCTGGAACACCCAGCGCAACTCGTCGATGCCGGTCGACCGGTACCGCCGGTTCGCCGCTGAAGTCGAACCCGTCACCTTGGCCGACCGCACGTGGCCCGACAAGGTCATCGAGCACGCACCGCTGTGGTGTGCGGTCGACCTGCGCGACGGCAACCAGGCCCTGATCGATCCGATGAGCCCGGCCCGCAAGCGCCGCATGTTCGAGCTGCTGGTCAACATGGGCTACAAGGAGATCGAGGTCGGTTTCCCTTCGGCCAGCCAGACCGATTTCGACTTCGTCCGCGAGATCATCGAGCAGGGTGCGATCCCTGACGACGTCACCATTCAGGTGCTGACGCAGTGCCGCCCGGAGCTGATCACCCGGACCTTCGAGGCCTGCGCAGGAGCGCCGCGAGCGATCGTGCACTTCTACAATTCGACGTCGATCCTGCAGCGCCGCGTGGTGTTCCGGGCCGATCGCGAGGCCGTCAAGAAGATCGCCACCGACGGCGCCCGGCTGTGCGTCGCGGAGGCGGCGAAATATCCCGACACCCAATGGCGATTCGAGTACTCCCCCGAGTCCTACACGGGCACCGAGTTGGAGTACGCGGTCGAGGTGTGCAACGCCGTAGCCGAGATCGTGCAACCCACCCCGGACGTGCCGCTGATCGTCAACCTGCCCGCGACCGTCGAGATGGCCACCCCCAATGTGTATGCCGACTCGATCGAGTGGATGCACCGGCACCTGACCCCGCGAGACTCGATCATCCTGAGCCTGCACCCGCACAACGACCGCGGAACCGCCGTCGCCGCAGCAGAATTGGGCTACCAGGCCGGTGCCGACCGGATCGAAGGTTGCCTGTTCGGCAACGGTGAGCGCACCGGCAACGTCTGCCTGGTGACGCTGGGACTGAACCAGTTCTCCCGCGGTGTGGATCCGCAGATCGACTTCTCCAACATCGACGAGATTCGTCGCACCGTCGAGTACTGCAATCAGCTGCCCGTGCACGAGCGCCACCCGTACGGTGGCGACCTGGTGTACACCGCGTTCTCCGGCAGCCACCAGGACGCCATAAACAAGGGCCTGGATGCGATGAAAGTCGCTGCCGACGAGGCGGATTCGGACGTCGACGACATCCTGTGGCAGGTCCCGTACCTGCCGATCGACCCCAAAGACGTCGGTCGCACCTACGAGGCCGTCATCCGGGTCAACTCGCAGTCCGGCAAGGGCGGCGTCGCCTACATCATGAAGGCCGACCACGGACTGGTGCTGCCGCGCCGGCTGCAGATCGAGTTCTCCCAGGCCATCCAGGCCATCACCGACGGTGAGGGCGGCGAGGTGTCGCCCAAGGAGATGTGGGACGCATTCGCCGACGAATACCTGTCCCCGATCCGGCCGTTGGAGCGCATCCGCCAGAAGGTGGTCGGTGCCGAGGTCGACGGCGGCACCGACGTCATCGAGGCCGTCGTGAAGATCGACGGCACCGAGACCGAGATCACCGGACAGGGCAACGGACCGCTGGCCGCGTTCGTCGACGCCTTGGGCACAGTCGGTTTCGACGTCAGCGTGTTGGACTACTCCGAGCATGCGATGTCGGCCGGCGAGGAGGCCGCCGCGGCCGCCTACGTCGAGGCGTCCATCGGCGGGCGCACAGTCTGGGGCGTGGGCATTGCGACGTCGATCACGACGGCATCGTTGCGAGCCGTGGTCTCCGCGGTGAACCGCGCCGCCCGAATCGGCGCCATCCCAACAACTTAA